In the Brassica napus cultivar Da-Ae chromosome A7, Da-Ae, whole genome shotgun sequence genome, one interval contains:
- the LOC106432550 gene encoding thioredoxin H8, protein MGANVSSPDQRYSVTADLPSRRPWTPRFESHISPYKVNIPLIVEIKNKNQWKSRLNSLKDTNKLLVIEFTAKWCGPCKSLEPKVEELAAKYTDVEFVKIDVDVLMSVWMEYNLHTLPAIVFMKRGQEVDRVVGVKFDELERKLHKYAQSFF, encoded by the exons ATGGGTGCTAATGTTTCTTCGCCAGACCAGAGGTATTCAGTGACGGCCGACCTCCCTTCCAGGAGGCCATGGACACCTCGCTTCGAGTCCCATATTTCTCCTTACAAAGTCAACATCCCCCTTATTGTGGAAATCAAGAACAAGAATCAGTGGAAATCTCGGCTCAACAGTCTCAAGGACACCAACAAGCTG cttgTGATCGAGTTCACGGCCAAATGGTGTGGACCTTGTAAATCCCTTGAGCCGAAGGTTGAAGAGTTGGCGGCTAAGTACACAGATGTTGAATTCGTGAAGATTGATGTCGATGTGTTAATG AGTGTGTGGATGGAGTACAACCTTCATACTTTGCCTGCGATTGTATTCATGAAGAGAGGCCAAGAAGTAGACAGAGTTGTGGGTGTGAAGTTTGATGAATTAGAGAGGAAACTCCACAAATACGCACAATCcttcttttga